The segment AGCGACGCTGCAGGGCGACCCCAGCACGGCGTTCTTCCTCGCCGACTTCTACAACGGCCGCGACGACAACGGCACCTATCTCGACAACTCCACCGAGGCGTTCCGCGCGTACAACTGCATGGACTATCCGCTGGAGAACGATGAGGCGGCCCAGCAGGCGGCCGATGCGACCATCGCCCAGGGGGCGCCGACGATCGCGCCGTACTGGAGCGGGCCGGATCCGTGCGAGGTATGGCCGTATCCGGCGACGGGTTCGCGCGGCGAGATCCACGCGACCGGGTCGGGCCCGATCCTCGTGGTTGGCACGACGAACGATCCGGCCACTCCGTACGACTGGTCGGTGGCGCTGGCCGAGCAGCTCGACGAGGGCGTGCTCATCACGCGCGTCGGCGAGGGGCACACCGGTTACAACAAGGGCAACACGTGCGTCGACAAGGCCGTGGAGGCGTACTTCCTCGACGACGTCGTGCCCGACGCCGAGGTGCGCTGCGGATAGGAAAAGCGGCTCAGAAGAGCCGGTCGGGAGGGGGGATCTGCTCCCCGTCCTCTGCGGGGGCGACGCGGATCCGCTCGGCGATCGGCGCTGAGGCCGACACCGCCGCATCGATGAGGGCACCGCGCGCATTCGGCACGGTGAGCCACTCCTCGGCGAAGCCGGGGTTGATCAGCAGCGGGATCCGGTCATGGATGTGCGCGAGGTGTCCGGGAGCGGGCTGCATGACGATGCTGTAGCAGGTGTAGTCGACCCCGTCGGCGGTGCGGCCGGGTCTGGTCACTGCGGCCAGGCCCAGAAGCGCGTCGTCGGGCGCGTCGAAGCGGTGCCACACCCGTGAAGGCTTGGCCATCTCGCGCCAGTACGAGACCGGGACGATAGCGCGCTGCGGGAGGGCGCCTTTGGTGCCGGCGAGCCGCTCGGAGCGGGTATTGATCGATGCGAAGGAGGCCGGCGCGCCGCCCACGAGGTATCCCCACCAGGCGAACTTCAGAGTCGAGGGGTCCGTGATGAGCGGATTGAGATTGCGCAGGTTCTTGCCCGTCGGTCGCAGGATCTCGCCCGCACTGTCCTTCGCCCAGGCCCGCAGGCCGTCGAGCACCGCCGTGTCGACGGCATCGCGGAAGTCGCGGTCGTCGAACCGCGGATCCAGCCCATAGCTCGCGCAGATCAGCTGCTCCTCATTTCGGATGCCGCCAGCTTACGTCCGGTCGACGATGCTCCGCGATGGCGAAACCCCCGGAATCTCACGGATTTCCGGGGGTCTGACGGAGCCGCCTAAGGGAATCGAACCCTTGACCTATTCATTACGAGTGAATCGCTCTGCCGTCTGAGCTAAGGCGGCGTGCACGGCGAACCGCACGGTGAACGATCTTACCCTGTCTGCGGGGGTGCTGCGAATCGCTTCGGCGTACGCTCAGAGCATGAGCCGAGCACTTCTCATCGTCGACGTGCAGAACGACTTCACGGAAGGCGGTGCCCTCGCCGTGTCCGGAGGTGATGCGGTCGCGGAAGGCGTCACGGCCTTCCTCGCCGCGCACGCCGCGGGCTACGACGTCATCGTCGCCTCGCGCGACTGGCACGATGCGGAGGGTGACAACGGCGGGCACTTCGCCGAGAGTCCCGACTTCGTCGACACCTGGCCCGTGCACTGCGTGGCGGGCACCGGCGGAGCCGACTATGACCCGCTGCTGCGCACCGACGCCATCACCCACCACGTCCGCAAGGGGCAGGGCGTGCCGGCGTACTCAATGTTCGAGGGCGCAGCGGATGACGGATCGAGCGTCGCCGACATCCTGTCGTCCGCCGGCGTGCTCTTCGCCGACGTCGTCGGCATCGCCACCGATCACTGCGTGCGTGCCTCGGGGCTCGACGCCATCGCGCACGGCGTGCATGTGCGCATCCTCACCGATCTCGTCGCCGGCGTGGGGGAGGAGTCATCCCACGCGGCGCTGGCCGAACTCGCGCACGCGGGGGCGGAACTCATCGAGAGCGCGGCGGTGTGAGCGCCGTCGAACGCTGCGTCCTGTTTCTTCGGGCGGTCAATGTGAGCGGTCGCAACCGCGTGCCGATGGCAGAGCTGCGCGCGCTGATCACCGAGCGTCTCGGGATCGCCGACGTGACGACGTACATCGCGAGCGGCAACGTCATCGTTCCCGAGCCCGACGATCCTGCCGCGCTGTGCTCGAAGGTGAGGGCTCTCATCTCCGAGGCGTTCGACGTCGATACGCCGGTGATCCTGCGCACGCGGACCGAGCTCGTGGCGATGCTCGAGGGCAACCCGTTCCCGGATGCCGCCGCGGACAAGCTCCTGCACGTGATGTTCCTCGAGGGCGAGGCGCAGCCCGGGGCCGTCGAGGCGCTGACGGATCGGCTTGTCGAGGGCGAACGGATCGCCCTTCTCGGGCGGGAGCTCTGGATCGATTACCCCGCGCAGGGCGTGCACGCCACCAAGCTCACCCGCGCCGTGCTCGATCGTGCGCTGGGCGTCGAGGGCACGGCGCGCAACATCCGCACCGTGCGCACCCTGGTCGACCTCACGGCATGACGTCGAGCTGAGTCTCGCGGCTCATCGCCCGCGGTGGCATGCCGGAGGGTGCCTGCGCATCCACGCGCCGCGCCGCGCATCCGATGCAGTGCACGTACACGACGACGCCCTCGGATGTGGGATGCCGGGACTCGGTCGTCCAGGCGTGCTCGTGCGTGCGCGGCGCGGTGGGTGCAAGGGGGATCGGGAGCGTGACGGGTGCGGTCATGACTCTACGATGATGTAATGGCCTTATGCATCTCAACCCTTACGGTGAGTATGCGGTGCTCATGGCTGCATCGCTCGCGAACGACTGGCCGCAGACGCGGAGCGGCATCGAGCAGCGCACCCGCGAGTTCGGCATGACCATGGCCTTCCGCGACGCGCCGGACGATCACCTGCGCGTGCGCGCCGTGGTCGATGAGTGGCTTCGCATCGTCGACGCCGATGACCACGCCGAGCGTGCGCGACTGCTGAACCGGATGATGGCGGAGTCGGCCGCGCATCCCTACCTCACCGATCATGACGGCGAGGGCTGGCACCTGCACTACCGCGAGCCCGACGACGCCCTGCCGCTCGTACTGCGCGCGGTGATCTCGGTCGGCACCTCCCTGCACCTCGTCGGGCGGGGGATGCACAGGCTCGGGCGGTGCGCCGCGGATCCGTGCACGAACGTCGTGGTCGACGTCACCCGCAACGGCCGCCAGCGCTACTGCTCGGTGCGATGCGCCAACCGGGACGGGGTGCGGCGGCACCGTGCTCGGGCATCGACTCCGAGCTGACAGGGATCAAGCGGCGCGCCGCTTGCGCGCCAGTCTCGCGGACTCCCGCGCATTCACGGCAGCGAAGAACCGGTTCTTCTTCGTGTTCTGGAAGGCGGCGCACCGCCACTGGTCCGACTCTCTGACGAAGACGAACGTCTGCGCCTTGTCGTGCGCGATGTGCCTGCCCTTGCCGATGCCGCCCTCGGTCACGACGACCACGACATCGTCGCTGAGGGGAGTCGCCGACAGGATGCGCATCGACATGCGACTGCCGCGCTGCCATGTCGAGAACAGCGGGATGTGATCCTCCTCGATCCGAGCGCGACCGGTCGAGACGGTGCCGATGAAGATCACGTAGCTCGCGTCGTCCGTGAACTCGGCGGCGTAGGCGGCGGCGTCGCCCGCATCCCACGCGAGGCGCATCCGCTCCAGAGTCTCGATGACACCGGTGGGGACGGTGGTGTTCTGGTCGATGGCGATCTCGGTCATGATGACTCCCTTGATAGTGCAAGTTGCAATAAATAAATAATGCAAAATGCATCAATAGGTGTCAAGACGTAGACTCGGCCTGTGAGCGAGAAGGGTGCACGCGTCGGCCGCGTCGAGCGGGATCTGCCCGCACTCACCGTGCTCGCGCTGCTCACGCAGGGGCCCCGCCATCCGTACGACATCCATCGCTTCGTGGTCGAGACCCGCAAAGATTTCGTCGCCGGTGTGCCGCGCAGCATCTACCACGCGGTCCAGAAGCTGCACGCGGCCCATCTGATCGAAGAGGTCGGCTCGGAGCAGGAGGGCGGTCGTCCGGAGCGCACGGTGTTCGCGCTCACCGAGGCCGGTCGATCCGAGCTTCGCCGCCGCGTGACGCTGCTGCTGTCCGTGCCACAGCCCGATCGCACGGTCACGATCGCGGGGCTGTCGTTCCTCGCCGTGCTGAGCCGCGACGAGGCGCTCCTCGCGCTGCGTGCCCGCATCGCCGCGCTCGCGGCGGATATCGCCGTGAAAAGCGCCGATATCGCCACCACTGGGCATCTGCCGCCCCTTCTGGTGGTCGAGGCGGAGTACGAGCGGGATCAGCTGCAGGCCGAGCACGCCTGGATGGATGCCCTGCGGACCCGCCTCGAGGAGGGCGATCTCCCGTGGTTGTCTGATCCTCCGCCTGTCATCCCCTGACAGGACTCGCCATCGAACACGGCTGCGTGCGATGCTGCGGTGGAGTCAACGGAGCGCTGCGGGAACCGCGCGTTCCGCAGCGTTTCATGGCTCGACGATAACGTCGACCGCTGACAACGGGTGGGCCCCGAGGGGCTCGAACCCTCGACCCGCGGATTAACATCCCACTTCGGCTTTCGCCGCCGCCTCAGGGCGTTCGTGGGCTGGACTGTCCCTTCACCATGGCTTGCGCTGTAGGTGCCACCCGTCCAGTCTCTACACCTTCCGGACGCACGTCCGGCTTGGCTCGGGATTGCCATCTGGTCTCCCAGGAAGGGTTCCCCGACTTTGAGTGGTGTCATCCCCAGGGTTTCCCCCGAGGCGCTCCTATTTTCTGTTGAAGTCCGATGCTCTGCCAACTGAGCTAGAGGCCCGTGTCTCCAGTCTATGGCCCCGCGCTGAGTGCCGTGTTGCATTGTGGCGCGTACCCTGAGTCGGTGCCCGAATCGTTCAAGCGTCCCGTCCGTCGACCCACGGAGTCGTTCGACAGCCTCGTCGGCGGCACGGATCCGGCCGATCAGGCGCGGGCCGCGCACCGTACGGCCTCGGCACTGCTGGCGCGCGTACGGGCCGATGAGAGCGGAATGAGCGCCGAGCGGCTGATCGCCTACACGCGCGAGCACGGCATCGACGAGATCGCCGAACTGTGGGCGGCGGCTCCGGCGCA is part of the Microbacterium pseudoresistens genome and harbors:
- a CDS encoding SOS response-associated peptidase family protein, whose product is MLDGLRAWAKDSAGEILRPTGKNLRNLNPLITDPSTLKFAWWGYLVGGAPASFASINTRSERLAGTKGALPQRAIVPVSYWREMAKPSRVWHRFDAPDDALLGLAAVTRPGRTADGVDYTCYSIVMQPAPGHLAHIHDRIPLLINPGFAEEWLTVPNARGALIDAAVSASAPIAERIRVAPAEDGEQIPPPDRLF
- a CDS encoding isochorismatase family protein, with protein sequence MSRALLIVDVQNDFTEGGALAVSGGDAVAEGVTAFLAAHAAGYDVIVASRDWHDAEGDNGGHFAESPDFVDTWPVHCVAGTGGADYDPLLRTDAITHHVRKGQGVPAYSMFEGAADDGSSVADILSSAGVLFADVVGIATDHCVRASGLDAIAHGVHVRILTDLVAGVGEESSHAALAELAHAGAELIESAAV
- a CDS encoding DUF1697 domain-containing protein, giving the protein MSAVERCVLFLRAVNVSGRNRVPMAELRALITERLGIADVTTYIASGNVIVPEPDDPAALCSKVRALISEAFDVDTPVILRTRTELVAMLEGNPFPDAAADKLLHVMFLEGEAQPGAVEALTDRLVEGERIALLGRELWIDYPAQGVHATKLTRAVLDRALGVEGTARNIRTVRTLVDLTA
- a CDS encoding CGNR zinc finger domain-containing protein, whose translation is MHLNPYGEYAVLMAASLANDWPQTRSGIEQRTREFGMTMAFRDAPDDHLRVRAVVDEWLRIVDADDHAERARLLNRMMAESAAHPYLTDHDGEGWHLHYREPDDALPLVLRAVISVGTSLHLVGRGMHRLGRCAADPCTNVVVDVTRNGRQRYCSVRCANRDGVRRHRARASTPS
- a CDS encoding SgcJ/EcaC family oxidoreductase, whose translation is MTEIAIDQNTTVPTGVIETLERMRLAWDAGDAAAYAAEFTDDASYVIFIGTVSTGRARIEEDHIPLFSTWQRGSRMSMRILSATPLSDDVVVVVTEGGIGKGRHIAHDKAQTFVFVRESDQWRCAAFQNTKKNRFFAAVNARESARLARKRRAA
- a CDS encoding helix-turn-helix transcriptional regulator produces the protein MSEKGARVGRVERDLPALTVLALLTQGPRHPYDIHRFVVETRKDFVAGVPRSIYHAVQKLHAAHLIEEVGSEQEGGRPERTVFALTEAGRSELRRRVTLLLSVPQPDRTVTIAGLSFLAVLSRDEALLALRARIAALAADIAVKSADIATTGHLPPLLVVEAEYERDQLQAEHAWMDALRTRLEEGDLPWLSDPPPVIP